One window of Nymphaea colorata isolate Beijing-Zhang1983 chromosome 1, ASM883128v2, whole genome shotgun sequence genomic DNA carries:
- the LOC116267349 gene encoding sphingosine kinase 2 isoform X2: MPIGIIPAGSGNGMAKSLLDSVEEACVASNATFAVIRGHKRALDVATVLQEETRFFSVLMLSWGIVADIDIESEKYRWMGGARIDFYSIVRMIDLRHYNGRVSFVPAPGYEVYGNPVSEQEESLSRLNSLSKSEKQCAYLGPMCSFEPQEWRTYDGPFISVWLHNVPWGSETVMPAPDAKFSDGYLDLILVRDSPKLALIETMAKLSDGGHVKSPHVLYLKVKAFYLEPGQRANETDKGGIIDCDGEVLARGQGTYKFGQQQDLMAYGPPIYMTVDKGLATLFSPK, from the exons ATGCCTATTGGAATAATCCCAGCAG GTTCAGGAAATGGCATGGCAAAATCTCTATTAGATTCAGTGGAGGAAGCTTGTGTAGCATCAAATGCTACTTTTGCAGTTATTCGAG GCCATAAGCGTGCACTTGATGTTGCTACTGTCTTGCAAGAGGAGACAAGGTTCTTCAGCGTCTTGATGCTGTCATGGG GTATCGTGGCGGACATTGACATTGAGTCTGAGAAGTATAGATGGATGGGCGGTGCTCGAATTGACTTTTAT AGCATCGTAAGAATGATTGACTTGCGACACTACAATGGACGTGTATCTTTTGTTCCAGCACCTGGATATGAAGTTTACGGTAATCCTGTCAGTGAGCAAGAAGAATCTCTTAGTCGCCTTAATAGTTTGTCCAAAAGTGAAAAACAGTGCGCCTACTTGGGGCCTATGTGTTCTTTTGAACCTCAGGAATGGAGAACTTATGATGGGCCATTCATTTCTGTTTGGCTACACAATGTCCCTTGGGGAAGCGAAACTGTTATGCCAGCACCTGATGCCAAG TTCTCAGATGGCTACCTGGACCTGATCTTGGTTAGGGACTCCCCAAAATTGGCATTGATAGAAACAATGGCAAAGCTAAGTGATGGAGGCCATGTTAAGTCTCCACATGTCCTATATCTAAAG GTAAAGGCTTTCTATCTGGAGCCAGGACAGCGAGCAAATGAAACAGACAAGGGGGGTATAATTGATTGCGATGGTGAAGTCCTGGCCAGAGGTCAAGGAACGTATAAATTTGGGCAGCAACAAGACCTTATGGCTTATGGCCCTCCCATATATATGACCGTGGACAAGGGTTTGGCCACTTTGTTTTCTCCAAAATGA
- the LOC116267349 gene encoding sphingosine kinase 2 isoform X1: MADSTPLIAEEALVDGNPSTVTLSASGRIEWRGKSSGCLSVDADVLGYAAEGSALRIRAFVKKSGGCCCGHKEVVRERRDVVLEPSSEESLGLWCERLRQCIDSLARPQNLLILVNPYGGKKSASKIFQKEVAPLLAAADVKYTLEETQYRFHAKEIAHALDISKYDGIVCVSGDGIIVEVINGLLEKEDWPTAIKMPIGIIPAGSGNGMAKSLLDSVEEACVASNATFAVIRGHKRALDVATVLQEETRFFSVLMLSWGIVADIDIESEKYRWMGGARIDFYSIVRMIDLRHYNGRVSFVPAPGYEVYGNPVSEQEESLSRLNSLSKSEKQCAYLGPMCSFEPQEWRTYDGPFISVWLHNVPWGSETVMPAPDAKFSDGYLDLILVRDSPKLALIETMAKLSDGGHVKSPHVLYLKVKAFYLEPGQRANETDKGGIIDCDGEVLARGQGTYKFGQQQDLMAYGPPIYMTVDKGLATLFSPK, translated from the exons ATGGCGGACTCGACTCCGTTGATCGCTGAGGAGGCTCTGGTCGACGGGAATCCGTCGACGGTCACGCTCTCCGCTAGCGGCCGGATCGAGTGGCGGGGGAAGTCCAGCGGCTGCCTGTCCGTCGACGCCGACGTGCTGGGCTACGCCGCGGAGGGATCGGCGCTAAGGATTAGGGCTTTCGTCAAGAAGAGCGGCGGGTGCTGTTGCGGACACAAGGAGGTCGTCAGGGAGCGGAGGGACGTTGTTCTGGAGCCTTCCTCCGAGGAGTCGCTCGGTCTATGGTGCGAAAGGCTTCGGCAGTGCATCGATTCTCTCG CACGGCCTCAAAATCTGCTCATTCTTGTTAACCCTTATGGTGGAAAAAAGTCGGCATCAAAGATCTTCCAAAAGGAAGTTGCACCACtgcttgctgctgctgatgTTAAATACACTCTTGAAG AAACTCAGTACCGATTTCATGCGAAGGAGATTGCACATGCTTTAGATATTTCGAAGTATGATGGCATTGTCTGTGTTAGTGGAGATGGTATCATAGTGGAG GTAATAAATGGTTTGCTCGAAAAAGAGGATTGGCCTACAGCTATAAAGATGCCTATTGGAATAATCCCAGCAG GTTCAGGAAATGGCATGGCAAAATCTCTATTAGATTCAGTGGAGGAAGCTTGTGTAGCATCAAATGCTACTTTTGCAGTTATTCGAG GCCATAAGCGTGCACTTGATGTTGCTACTGTCTTGCAAGAGGAGACAAGGTTCTTCAGCGTCTTGATGCTGTCATGGG GTATCGTGGCGGACATTGACATTGAGTCTGAGAAGTATAGATGGATGGGCGGTGCTCGAATTGACTTTTAT AGCATCGTAAGAATGATTGACTTGCGACACTACAATGGACGTGTATCTTTTGTTCCAGCACCTGGATATGAAGTTTACGGTAATCCTGTCAGTGAGCAAGAAGAATCTCTTAGTCGCCTTAATAGTTTGTCCAAAAGTGAAAAACAGTGCGCCTACTTGGGGCCTATGTGTTCTTTTGAACCTCAGGAATGGAGAACTTATGATGGGCCATTCATTTCTGTTTGGCTACACAATGTCCCTTGGGGAAGCGAAACTGTTATGCCAGCACCTGATGCCAAG TTCTCAGATGGCTACCTGGACCTGATCTTGGTTAGGGACTCCCCAAAATTGGCATTGATAGAAACAATGGCAAAGCTAAGTGATGGAGGCCATGTTAAGTCTCCACATGTCCTATATCTAAAG GTAAAGGCTTTCTATCTGGAGCCAGGACAGCGAGCAAATGAAACAGACAAGGGGGGTATAATTGATTGCGATGGTGAAGTCCTGGCCAGAGGTCAAGGAACGTATAAATTTGGGCAGCAACAAGACCTTATGGCTTATGGCCCTCCCATATATATGACCGTGGACAAGGGTTTGGCCACTTTGTTTTCTCCAAAATGA